A genomic stretch from Natronogracilivirga saccharolytica includes:
- a CDS encoding SDR family NAD(P)-dependent oxidoreductase: MKKQKHIVITGASKGFGRDLALALAERETVLYLIARSDMSELVLELESRGAMVHTYVRDLTDMDGFDELMQEIASGISPEKTGLLALVNNAGMLDPMGPAGKYDLRTYRKNLELNFVSPLLLTHAFIGQFQEYSMVKRVVMISSGAAQKPYYGWSHYCSTKAGVDMFTRTVGLEQQKVRYPIEAMAFNPGRIETGMQEIIRDTSEEDFPMVRDFVDAWKEGRIGSSEDVAGRLVRQMLSEHFPSGEVLSHRDL, translated from the coding sequence ATGAAAAAGCAGAAACATATTGTGATTACTGGTGCCTCAAAAGGGTTCGGACGTGACCTGGCCCTCGCACTTGCGGAAAGAGAGACTGTGCTGTATCTGATTGCCCGCAGCGATATGTCCGAACTGGTGCTGGAACTGGAGTCACGCGGCGCCATGGTCCACACCTACGTCCGCGACCTGACCGATATGGACGGCTTTGACGAATTGATGCAGGAGATCGCATCGGGAATATCCCCGGAGAAAACGGGTCTTCTGGCCCTGGTGAATAATGCGGGAATGCTTGATCCGATGGGGCCGGCCGGGAAGTATGACCTGAGAACGTACCGAAAGAACCTCGAACTCAATTTTGTATCGCCGCTGCTGCTGACGCACGCCTTTATCGGACAGTTTCAGGAGTACAGCATGGTCAAGCGGGTAGTGATGATATCATCGGGAGCAGCACAGAAGCCCTATTACGGATGGAGCCACTACTGCAGTACAAAAGCCGGTGTCGATATGTTTACCCGCACGGTGGGACTGGAGCAACAGAAGGTTCGGTACCCCATCGAGGCGATGGCATTCAATCCGGGCCGGATCGAAACCGGAATGCAGGAAATTATCAGGGATACCAGCGAAGAAGATTTTCCGATGGTGCGGGACTTCGTCGATGCCTGGAAAGAGGGCAGGATCGGGAGTTCGGAGGATGTGGCCGGCCGCCTTGTTCGCCAAATGTTGTCGGAGCATTTTCCGTCCGGAGAGGTCCTCAGCCACAGGGATTTGTGA
- a CDS encoding calcium/sodium antiporter encodes MLLNILYTFAGIFLLYIGAEVLVRGSVALSWKFRVTTMLTGLIVVGFGTSSPELFVSLQATLQGSGEIAAGNIIGSNISNLALVMGLAALVFPLHASAQLLIREVPVMIAVSVLLTLLLLGGVLGRMEGIILLFALMIYLFITIRSNLKPAFAEEPKAFFTKNTPLLIVVTLAGLAVLITGASLMVSGASGIARDLDIGEGIIGLTVVAIGTSLPELATAIVAAVRKQSDLILGALIGSNILNILFVLGVTATVRPIVLVDIMDLDLLLMTLLAILMVPVIRTGYVVSRLEGGLLFAGYMVYIVWLFMR; translated from the coding sequence ATGTTACTGAATATTTTATACACTTTTGCCGGCATTTTTCTTCTGTACATCGGGGCGGAAGTCCTCGTAAGGGGAAGTGTCGCCCTGTCGTGGAAGTTCAGAGTCACCACCATGCTTACCGGTTTGATTGTGGTGGGATTCGGAACAAGCAGTCCCGAACTCTTCGTCAGTCTTCAGGCGACACTTCAGGGAAGCGGCGAGATTGCAGCCGGCAATATCATCGGGTCGAATATCAGCAACCTGGCGCTGGTCATGGGGCTGGCCGCACTTGTTTTCCCTTTGCACGCCAGCGCACAGCTGCTTATCAGGGAAGTTCCTGTGATGATAGCGGTCTCCGTACTGCTTACCCTGCTCCTGCTGGGCGGTGTCCTGGGCCGCATGGAAGGCATTATTCTTCTTTTCGCTTTGATGATCTACCTTTTTATTACCATCCGGAGCAACCTCAAACCCGCTTTTGCAGAAGAACCCAAAGCTTTTTTCACTAAAAACACTCCGCTTCTGATCGTTGTTACACTCGCCGGACTTGCCGTACTGATCACCGGCGCCAGTCTGATGGTTTCGGGTGCATCCGGCATTGCACGCGACCTGGATATCGGTGAAGGCATTATCGGCCTGACAGTGGTGGCCATCGGGACCAGCCTGCCCGAACTGGCCACCGCCATTGTCGCCGCTGTTCGCAAACAGAGCGACCTTATATTAGGCGCCCTGATCGGTTCGAATATTCTGAATATCCTTTTTGTGCTTGGTGTCACTGCCACGGTCAGGCCCATCGTGCTTGTTGATATCATGGACCTGGACCTGCTGCTGATGACCCTGCTGGCCATCCTGATGGTTCCGGTCATCCGGACCGGCTATGTGGTAAGCCGCCTGGAGGGCGGACTCCTTTTTGCCGGCTATATGGTTTACATTGTCTGGCTGTTTATGCGATAA
- a CDS encoding glycoside hydrolase family 13 protein, translating into MAKRKLEIDVPGWARGIVWYQIMPERFRNGDPNNTPRAIDQKNAWPHDHKSPLERHPWGSDWYRLQPYEQENGKNLWLNLQRRRYGGDLQGIIDQLDYLQDLGIGALYLNPVFEAPSAHKYDGATYHHVDPNFGPDPDGDRAIIARETPHDPSTWEWTSADEQLLMLIEEVHRRGMYIVLDGVFNHMGLNSWVYQDVLVRQQDSPFRDWIAVESWADDDKGADWGADERRRGEPAHPFRSGFNVRTWEGFNELPELREDRRGIVEGPREYIFEITRRWMDPYGNGDTFSGIDGWRLDVAFCVKHPFWKAWRKHVRSINPDAYLVGEVIDTIDKTFPYVKGDEFDAVMNYNFQFACNEFFVWTQSPVTATEFGGKLEELLTGFPWPVPEVMQNLLGSHDTDRLASRIVNRDLGGGRRWWDYFNRSRAENGKFDTRKPDAQERTVQRLMALVQFTFPGAPMIYYGDEAGMWGANDPCCRKPMLWPDYKYEPEAVLPDGSPRKEYDTVEFDRDLHAFYRRLIHLRNDSEAIRYGDFSVLSADDENGVFAFRRRSGEKEAVVIVRNMELSGGKTARAVRSGRPSFGEDAVSVSVSAEHPEKYLKKLEVSAGETGISQHQSASGKLTLEMPPGSGVVLVKE; encoded by the coding sequence ATGGCAAAAAGAAAGCTTGAAATCGATGTGCCCGGCTGGGCCCGGGGCATCGTATGGTACCAGATCATGCCCGAGCGTTTCCGCAACGGCGACCCGAACAACACCCCGCGCGCCATCGACCAGAAAAATGCCTGGCCGCACGACCACAAATCACCGCTGGAGCGTCATCCCTGGGGATCAGACTGGTACCGCCTGCAGCCCTACGAACAGGAAAACGGCAAGAATTTGTGGCTGAATCTGCAGCGGCGCCGGTACGGCGGCGATCTGCAGGGCATTATTGATCAGCTGGATTATCTGCAGGATCTCGGTATCGGAGCGCTTTATCTAAATCCCGTTTTCGAGGCGCCGTCGGCCCATAAATATGATGGTGCGACATACCACCATGTGGACCCCAACTTCGGTCCGGATCCGGACGGCGACCGGGCGATCATTGCGCGCGAAACTCCGCACGATCCCTCAACCTGGGAGTGGACCAGCGCAGACGAACAGCTGCTGATGCTGATTGAAGAGGTGCATCGCCGCGGGATGTATATTGTTCTGGATGGTGTGTTCAATCACATGGGACTGAACAGCTGGGTTTATCAGGATGTACTTGTCCGGCAGCAGGATTCGCCGTTTCGTGACTGGATAGCGGTGGAGTCCTGGGCGGATGATGACAAAGGTGCGGACTGGGGTGCTGATGAGCGCAGGCGCGGTGAGCCGGCACATCCCTTCCGGTCCGGTTTCAATGTGCGCACCTGGGAAGGATTCAATGAGCTGCCCGAGCTCCGGGAAGACCGGCGCGGTATCGTTGAGGGGCCGCGGGAGTACATTTTCGAGATTACCCGGCGATGGATGGATCCCTACGGGAACGGGGATACGTTCAGCGGCATCGACGGGTGGCGTCTGGATGTCGCTTTCTGTGTCAAGCACCCGTTCTGGAAGGCCTGGCGCAAACATGTCCGTTCGATCAATCCGGATGCCTATCTGGTGGGCGAGGTCATTGATACCATCGACAAAACCTTTCCTTATGTGAAAGGGGATGAATTTGACGCGGTGATGAATTACAATTTCCAGTTTGCCTGCAATGAGTTTTTTGTCTGGACTCAGAGTCCGGTGACTGCAACAGAGTTCGGCGGAAAACTGGAGGAGCTGCTCACCGGCTTTCCGTGGCCGGTTCCGGAGGTGATGCAGAATTTGCTGGGATCGCACGACACCGACCGGCTCGCATCGCGCATTGTAAACCGTGATCTGGGCGGCGGCAGGCGATGGTGGGACTACTTCAACCGGTCACGGGCCGAAAACGGCAAGTTCGATACCCGCAAGCCGGATGCGCAGGAGCGGACGGTGCAGCGGCTTATGGCGCTGGTGCAGTTCACCTTTCCGGGCGCGCCGATGATCTACTATGGTGATGAGGCAGGGATGTGGGGCGCCAACGATCCCTGCTGCCGCAAGCCCATGCTGTGGCCCGACTATAAATATGAACCCGAGGCGGTATTGCCGGACGGATCCCCGAGGAAAGAGTATGACACGGTGGAATTTGACCGGGACCTGCACGCATTTTACCGCCGGTTGATTCACCTGCGGAACGACAGTGAGGCAATCAGGTACGGGGATTTTTCCGTACTGTCAGCGGATGATGAGAACGGCGTCTTTGCATTCCGGCGGCGCAGCGGTGAAAAGGAGGCAGTGGTGATCGTCCGCAACATGGAACTGTCCGGCGGGAAGACTGCCCGAGCAGTCAGGTCCGGCCGGCCGTCATTTGGGGAAGATGCAGTCAGTGTGTCGGTATCCGCGGAGCATCCGGAAAAGTATTTAAAAAAGCTTGAGGTATCTGCCGGTGAGACCGGCATCAGCCAGCATCAGTCCGCATCCGGGAAGCTCACTCTGGAAATGCCTCCGGGTTCCGGCGTGGTGCTGGTGAAGGAGTAA
- the thpR gene encoding RNA 2',3'-cyclic phosphodiesterase has product MMRLFTAIAIPDDVREKLASIQPEHPDIRQTPESQIHLTLRFIGETDKTLTRRVLHALTHVAFRPFEITLSGTGCFPNPSSPYVLWAGVRYHPVMGDLYDTMQEELFRTGIPYQNRAFHPHITLGRVRQSEKKRPDEKPPLAPVLEDFLQGEASRFEVTFDVNCFRLYQSRLHSGGAIHHCLREYKAD; this is encoded by the coding sequence ATGATGCGTCTCTTTACGGCCATTGCTATTCCGGATGATGTACGGGAAAAGCTTGCCTCCATCCAACCGGAGCATCCGGATATCCGTCAGACACCGGAGTCGCAGATACATCTGACACTGAGGTTCATCGGCGAGACGGACAAGACACTGACCCGCCGGGTTCTCCACGCGCTGACTCATGTTGCCTTCCGGCCGTTTGAGATCACCCTTTCGGGGACCGGCTGTTTTCCGAATCCATCGTCTCCATACGTATTGTGGGCCGGAGTTCGCTATCATCCCGTCATGGGGGATTTGTATGACACCATGCAGGAAGAGTTGTTCCGGACAGGCATTCCTTATCAGAACAGAGCATTCCATCCCCACATCACGCTTGGCAGAGTTCGTCAAAGTGAAAAAAAACGTCCGGATGAAAAGCCTCCGCTTGCTCCGGTGCTGGAGGACTTTCTGCAGGGGGAGGCTTCGCGTTTTGAGGTGACTTTTGATGTAAACTGCTTCCGGCTCTATCAAAGCCGGCTGCACTCCGGCGGTGCCATCCACCATTGCCTCAGAGAATACAAGGCAGATTGA
- a CDS encoding MBL fold metallo-hydrolase — MNLQKSGFHGFYLPDAGIALDGPLPDGGDAVFISHAHADHAPRNRGAEVYASPATAALIRARGHKGPVNEVPFGETVSFPRADVTLYPAGHILGSAMIYIVSDSGSMLYTGDCRTPPSPTSEGFELPDAPVDHLVIEATFGLPIYKWAPHEQLFAQIRDFARNALNDGATPVLLCYNLGKAQEVMHALAGACPEMAVQIHGAGAPLCRVYESFGINLGRWEPYDKSSVPGKALITPASTADTAMVQNIRNARIAYVSGWASLEARASQLLADALIPLSDHLDFFELLDTCRKCNPGHVYLTHSPNPDVALHFLEQEGFSCSSLDLEMIDDG, encoded by the coding sequence ATGAACCTTCAAAAAAGCGGATTTCACGGTTTTTATCTGCCCGATGCGGGCATTGCTCTTGACGGACCGCTTCCGGACGGGGGTGATGCTGTGTTCATCTCCCACGCCCACGCCGATCATGCTCCCCGCAACCGCGGTGCCGAAGTGTACGCTTCCCCCGCCACCGCCGCCCTCATCCGCGCACGCGGCCACAAGGGACCGGTAAACGAGGTTCCTTTCGGCGAGACCGTATCTTTTCCCCGCGCCGATGTCACACTTTATCCGGCCGGACACATCCTCGGGTCCGCCATGATTTACATCGTCTCGGACTCCGGATCGATGCTCTACACCGGCGACTGCCGGACACCCCCGTCCCCGACTTCTGAAGGATTTGAGCTTCCGGATGCGCCCGTTGACCACCTGGTCATCGAAGCTACTTTCGGCCTGCCCATCTACAAATGGGCTCCTCATGAACAGCTGTTTGCTCAGATACGCGATTTTGCCCGCAATGCGCTGAATGACGGGGCAACTCCGGTGCTGCTTTGCTATAACCTGGGGAAAGCACAGGAGGTGATGCATGCCCTTGCAGGCGCCTGTCCCGAAATGGCGGTTCAGATACACGGAGCGGGAGCGCCGCTGTGCCGCGTATACGAATCGTTCGGGATCAATCTGGGCCGATGGGAGCCCTATGACAAATCATCGGTGCCCGGAAAGGCGCTGATCACACCCGCATCCACCGCCGACACTGCGATGGTTCAGAATATCCGCAACGCCCGCATCGCCTATGTCTCCGGATGGGCATCGCTCGAAGCGCGCGCCTCCCAGCTTCTGGCCGATGCGCTGATTCCGCTTTCCGATCACCTCGACTTTTTCGAACTCCTCGATACCTGCCGGAAATGCAATCCCGGACATGTTTATCTGACCCACAGTCCCAATCCGGATGTTGCCCTCCATTTCCTGGAACAGGAAGGGTTTTCGTGCAGCAGCCTTGATCTGGAGATGATCGATGACGGATAG
- a CDS encoding acylphosphatase, with protein MSHIVTHLLHIYGRVQGVGFRNYVNQHANERSVTGWIRNREDGSVEVMLQGKHSDVGSVEAACRKGPPLAKVDHVDRYPVDPDVSYETFEVRD; from the coding sequence ATGAGTCATATTGTAACCCATTTATTACATATCTACGGCCGTGTTCAGGGCGTAGGTTTTCGAAACTACGTCAATCAACATGCAAATGAGCGGTCCGTGACCGGGTGGATCCGCAACCGTGAAGACGGTTCGGTTGAAGTCATGCTTCAGGGCAAGCACTCGGATGTCGGATCGGTTGAAGCGGCCTGCCGAAAGGGCCCGCCGCTTGCAAAAGTGGATCATGTGGATCGCTATCCCGTTGATCCTGATGTAAGCTACGAAACATTTGAAGTACGGGACTGA
- the dnaE gene encoding DNA polymerase III subunit alpha — translation MCQFSHLHCHSQFSLLDGAAAIPKMIGKAADHGMPGIAITDHGNMFGVPSFVNEANKQGVKPIIGCEFYITPKTMSDRETREQYHQVLLAKNKTGYFNLARLSSLGYIDGFYYKPRIDRKTLAEHSDGLIATTCCIQSEINQTILKSGEAEARRLFEWYLDLFGEDYYIELQRHGLRDQDVCNEVLIRWSKEYGVKMVATNDSHYVDKQDSEAHDILLALQTNADINDPNRFRFTDDQNRLNPQFYLKTPDEMKELFSDVPESVENTIEIVDKVDDIKLESELLLPHFNVPEKFADMDDYLRHVTYEGARARYGELTSEITERIEQELKIIRDMGFAGYFLIVEGFTTEARNRGVYVGPGRGSAAGSIVAYCIGIINIDPLRYDLLFERFLNPERVNPPDIDIDFDDSGRQALIDYVVEKYGRENVAQIVTYGTMKAKTAIRDVGRVLGVPLGEVNRIAKLFPERPGLDTFDKVVNPEANPDTAEEIRELFEHPDMQIQKMMSFAKTLEGCPRQTGIHAAGVIIAPGTVYNYVPVALSREKDVVTQYDGPSSEMCGLLKMDFLGLKTLSILKTAIHLVKESWGKEYHLDDIPLDDQKTFELYQRGDTVGTFQFESDGMRKYLRELKPTSIDDLIAMNALYRPGPMQFIPEYIDCKHGRKEVVYPHPMLEDVLKPTFGIMVYQEQIMKVAQVMGGFTLGEADILRRAMGKKKVDQMAEMKVKFKAGAKERDVDDKTADEVFEKMAFFAGYGFNKSHSAAYSVVAYHTAYFKANYPASYMAAVLTHNMNDIKKVSQFIEECYHLGVPVDRPNINSGEAFFTAKEGRVQYGLSAIKGVGSSAVAHFVEERRENGPFTSIFDFTSRVDLRTCNRKMLESLVAAGAFDELHGNRAQLMASMEDALSYGARMQDEKSRNQTSLFGGGNDVHQISESEPKLREVEPWSNMEKLKQERELIGFFLSGHPLDRFRDDVSLFCSHYLGEEGLSGLTERDPVTCAGIITAARHTRDKKGRPIAFVTMEDEKGSTEILIFSDCYDKSMNLIQVDNLVVVEGNVSVRDGTPKIIARNIDRIENLRDKYQGSIRLCLSLDTADIAEGALEELASVFEANRGQTNIQLFVKSGAEKPVRMKARKFVVDPNDTLLSEARRLIGENNVWLEKRPDAG, via the coding sequence ATGTGCCAGTTTTCCCATCTTCATTGCCACTCCCAGTTCAGTCTGCTCGATGGTGCCGCTGCTATTCCCAAGATGATCGGCAAGGCGGCTGACCACGGCATGCCGGGCATTGCCATCACTGATCACGGCAACATGTTCGGCGTACCCAGTTTTGTAAACGAAGCGAACAAGCAGGGGGTCAAACCGATCATCGGCTGTGAATTTTATATCACGCCGAAGACCATGTCCGACCGTGAGACACGGGAGCAGTATCATCAGGTGCTGCTGGCAAAAAACAAAACAGGCTACTTCAATCTGGCGCGTCTCAGTTCGCTGGGCTATATAGACGGATTTTACTACAAGCCCAGGATCGACCGGAAAACTCTGGCTGAACATTCCGACGGGTTGATTGCCACCACCTGCTGTATTCAGAGTGAGATCAATCAGACCATCCTCAAGAGCGGAGAAGCAGAAGCGCGCCGTCTGTTTGAGTGGTATCTGGATCTGTTCGGCGAGGATTACTACATCGAGCTGCAGCGTCACGGCCTGCGCGACCAGGATGTCTGCAACGAGGTGCTCATCCGGTGGAGCAAGGAGTACGGGGTGAAGATGGTCGCTACCAACGATTCGCATTATGTTGACAAGCAGGACTCCGAGGCCCATGACATCCTGCTGGCGCTTCAGACCAATGCCGACATCAACGACCCGAACCGGTTCCGCTTCACAGACGATCAGAACCGGCTCAATCCGCAGTTTTATCTGAAGACGCCGGACGAAATGAAGGAGCTTTTCAGCGATGTGCCCGAATCGGTGGAGAACACCATCGAGATTGTTGACAAAGTCGACGACATAAAGCTTGAATCCGAGCTGCTGCTGCCGCATTTCAATGTGCCCGAAAAGTTTGCTGACATGGATGACTATCTGCGCCATGTTACCTATGAAGGGGCCCGGGCACGGTACGGGGAGCTGACAAGTGAGATAACCGAACGCATTGAGCAGGAGCTCAAGATTATCCGGGACATGGGTTTTGCCGGATACTTCCTGATTGTTGAGGGGTTTACCACCGAAGCGCGCAACCGCGGGGTGTATGTCGGGCCGGGACGGGGATCGGCGGCCGGGAGCATTGTGGCCTACTGTATCGGCATCATCAACATCGACCCGCTTCGTTATGATCTGCTCTTTGAGCGGTTTTTGAACCCCGAGCGGGTGAATCCGCCGGACATTGACATTGATTTTGACGATTCGGGGCGCCAGGCGCTGATCGATTACGTCGTCGAAAAATACGGCCGTGAAAATGTGGCCCAAATTGTGACATACGGCACCATGAAAGCCAAGACCGCCATCCGCGATGTGGGACGGGTGCTGGGGGTGCCGCTGGGCGAGGTCAACCGCATAGCCAAATTGTTTCCCGAACGACCCGGACTTGACACGTTTGACAAGGTGGTCAATCCGGAAGCCAATCCGGACACAGCAGAGGAGATCCGCGAGCTGTTTGAACATCCCGACATGCAGATCCAGAAGATGATGAGTTTTGCCAAGACACTGGAGGGGTGTCCGCGCCAGACGGGGATTCATGCCGCGGGGGTCATCATCGCACCCGGTACGGTCTACAACTACGTTCCTGTGGCGCTTTCCAGGGAAAAGGATGTGGTGACGCAGTACGACGGGCCGAGTTCGGAAATGTGCGGACTGCTGAAGATGGATTTTCTCGGACTCAAGACCCTGTCCATACTCAAAACGGCGATCCATCTGGTCAAGGAGAGTTGGGGCAAGGAGTATCACCTCGATGACATCCCCCTGGATGATCAGAAGACGTTTGAGCTCTATCAGCGCGGCGATACGGTCGGAACATTCCAGTTTGAGTCCGACGGAATGCGCAAATATCTCAGGGAACTCAAACCGACCAGCATCGATGATCTCATCGCCATGAACGCGCTTTACCGGCCGGGGCCAATGCAGTTCATCCCCGAGTATATCGACTGCAAGCATGGCCGCAAAGAGGTGGTTTATCCGCATCCGATGCTCGAGGATGTGCTGAAACCGACATTCGGAATCATGGTCTACCAGGAGCAGATCATGAAGGTGGCCCAGGTGATGGGCGGATTTACCCTGGGCGAAGCCGATATTCTGCGCCGGGCGATGGGCAAGAAGAAGGTCGACCAGATGGCCGAGATGAAGGTGAAGTTCAAGGCCGGGGCAAAAGAGCGGGATGTGGATGACAAAACGGCCGATGAGGTTTTCGAAAAGATGGCCTTTTTTGCCGGCTACGGATTCAACAAGTCACACTCGGCGGCATATTCGGTTGTTGCGTATCACACGGCCTATTTCAAGGCGAATTATCCGGCCTCGTACATGGCAGCGGTACTGACCCACAACATGAACGACATCAAGAAAGTGTCGCAGTTCATTGAGGAGTGCTATCATCTCGGAGTGCCCGTTGACCGTCCCAACATCAATTCCGGTGAGGCCTTTTTTACTGCGAAGGAGGGACGGGTACAGTATGGTCTGAGTGCGATCAAAGGGGTCGGGTCATCAGCCGTTGCCCATTTTGTAGAAGAGCGAAGGGAAAACGGTCCGTTCACCAGCATTTTCGATTTTACTTCGCGGGTGGATCTGCGGACCTGCAACCGCAAGATGCTTGAAAGCCTGGTTGCGGCCGGGGCATTTGATGAGCTGCACGGTAACCGGGCGCAGCTCATGGCAAGCATGGAAGATGCGCTGAGTTACGGGGCGCGGATGCAGGACGAAAAGAGCCGCAATCAGACCAGCCTGTTTGGCGGTGGTAATGACGTGCATCAGATAAGTGAGTCGGAGCCGAAGCTGAGAGAAGTGGAGCCATGGTCAAACATGGAGAAACTCAAGCAGGAGCGGGAGCTGATCGGATTCTTTTTGAGCGGACATCCGCTGGACCGGTTCCGGGACGATGTGTCGCTGTTTTGCTCCCACTATCTGGGAGAAGAGGGGCTGAGCGGCCTGACGGAACGTGATCCGGTGACATGCGCAGGGATTATCACCGCTGCCCGCCATACGCGTGACAAAAAGGGCCGTCCCATCGCATTTGTGACCATGGAGGATGAAAAAGGAAGTACCGAGATACTGATTTTTTCCGATTGCTATGACAAGTCGATGAATCTCATTCAGGTGGATAATCTGGTTGTGGTTGAGGGCAATGTGTCTGTCAGGGACGGAACGCCGAAAATCATTGCCCGGAATATTGACCGGATAGAGAACCTCAGAGACAAGTATCAGGGCTCCATCCGCTTATGTCTGAGTCTCGATACCGCTGACATAGCTGAAGGTGCGCTTGAAGAGCTTGCGTCAGTTTTTGAGGCCAACCGGGGGCAGACCAATATTCAGCTGTTTGTGAAATCCGGCGCGGAGAAGCCGGTCCGTATGAAAGCCCGCAAATTTGTTGTTGACCCAAACGATACCCTGCTGAGCGAGGCGCGGCGCCTTATCGGGGAAAATAACGTATGGCTGGAAAAGCGTCCGGATGCGGGGTAG
- a CDS encoding alpha/beta hydrolase: MTGSTFLWIIGIVAGGYLLLLLLMYIFQSAFVYFPTRSIVMTPADRGWEYEDVYLHTDDDYRLHGWYIPVSNGRGTVLFFHGNAGNISGRLESISVFRELGLNVFIFDYRGYGKSEGSPSEKGTYKDAEAAWRFLTEVQNVPPDEIILFGRSLGGGIASWLGSNVSAGAVVLESTFTSAPDLAGELYPIIPARALMTIRYPVRNHLDDIAMPVMIAHSPQDDVIPYHHGKKLYELAGEPKTWLEMRGGHNDGFIQSEPGYSETWDRFIREHIEN, translated from the coding sequence GTGACAGGATCAACATTTTTATGGATTATTGGTATTGTGGCCGGCGGATATCTGCTGTTGCTGCTGCTGATGTACATATTCCAATCGGCTTTTGTCTATTTCCCGACCAGGAGCATTGTGATGACACCGGCAGACCGGGGCTGGGAGTACGAGGATGTTTACCTGCACACCGATGACGATTACCGGCTTCACGGCTGGTACATTCCGGTAAGCAACGGCCGCGGCACCGTACTTTTTTTTCATGGAAATGCCGGAAATATTTCGGGCCGGCTGGAAAGTATCTCGGTATTCCGCGAACTGGGTCTGAATGTATTTATTTTTGACTACCGGGGATACGGCAAAAGTGAAGGCAGTCCGTCTGAAAAGGGAACCTACAAGGATGCCGAAGCCGCCTGGCGTTTTCTTACGGAAGTTCAGAATGTTCCGCCCGATGAAATCATCCTGTTCGGACGCTCCCTGGGCGGAGGGATTGCTTCCTGGCTGGGCAGCAATGTCAGCGCAGGTGCGGTCGTGCTGGAGTCGACGTTTACTTCGGCACCTGATCTTGCCGGTGAACTTTATCCGATTATTCCTGCCCGGGCATTAATGACCATCCGGTATCCAGTACGCAATCACCTGGATGACATTGCGATGCCGGTGATGATCGCTCACAGTCCGCAGGATGATGTCATTCCATATCATCATGGTAAAAAGCTCTATGAGCTGGCCGGAGAGCCGAAAACCTGGCTGGAAATGCGGGGCGGCCACAACGACGGGTTCATACAGTCAGAGCCCGGTTATTCCGAAACCTGGGACCGGTTTATCCGCGAGCATATTGAGAACTGA